In Schistocerca americana isolate TAMUIC-IGC-003095 chromosome 7, iqSchAmer2.1, whole genome shotgun sequence, a single genomic region encodes these proteins:
- the LOC124623071 gene encoding uncharacterized protein LOC124623071, producing MCPRYIDDAQEVDFIRKTAVIERELHRLNVDIAGLRETRLPDAGSIREDNYTFFWQGKSQDEPRLHSVGFAVKNALLDCTVPPSGGTERIMDLKICSSSGTVNILNVYAATLSSSMEEKDLFYDLLSDRIAKVPSTDTLCIHGDFNARVGSDNDIWPNCLGHHGVGKMNENGQRLLEVCCFYGHCMTNTYFQLKDQHKVSWRHPRSHHWHQLDLVVARRTGLKNVLLTRSYHSADCNTDHALVACTLRLTPKKCHHAKPRGHPRINTDHVHDTQRKQDFASNFESAFPGKVQAERNVDKKWAKLSGAIYNSAVSAYGIKGKSNKDWYGQNWDKMEPGTEAKRKALLAYKRNPNERTRDDLRKAKNRAQKTSRRCANNYWLNLCAGIQKAADSGNAKAMYDGIKKAIGPTVKKTAPLKSKAGEVITDEGKQMERWVEHYLELYAAENEVSKDACDAIKQMPVMEDLDAMPTMEELSREIDSLANGKAPDEDGIPAEVIKYNKSVVSEVSRNFPVRKVGRS from the exons ATGTGTCCAAGGTACATTGACGATGCCCAAGAGGTTGATTTCATCCGTAAGACTGCCGTAATTGAGAGAGAGCTCCATCGTTTGAATGTTGACATCGCGGGACTGCGGGAGACGCGGCTTCCAGACGCGGGCTCTATCAGGgaggataattacacattcttctggcaggggaagtctcaagacgagccaagacttcatagcgtaggatttgctgttaaaaacgccctcctggactgtactgtgccaccatccggtggaacagagcgaattatggatttgaaaatatgctcctcaagtggcactgtcaacatcctaaatgTGTACGCTGCTACCTTATCATCCAGCATGGAAGAAAAGGATCTGTTTTATGACTTACTCAGTGACAGAATAGCCAAGGTACCTAGCACCGATACACTGTGTATTCACGGGGACTTTAATGCTAGAGTTGGATCAGATAACGACATATGGCCGAATTGCCTGGGACATCAtggggtgggaaaaatgaatgaaaatggccagagactgcttgaagtttgctgcttttatggacACTGTATgacaaacacatatttccagcttaaggatcagcacaaggtgtcttggagacacccgcgctctcatcactggcatcaacttgacttagtcgtagctaggcgtactggtctcaaaaatgtgctactgacacgaagttatcatagtgctgattgcaacacAGACCACGCCCTAGTGGCGtgcacattgaggctcactcctaagaaatgtcaccacgctaaaccgagaggtcatccccgtatcaacacagatcatgttcatgacacacaaagaaagcaggattttgccagtaattttgaaagtgctttcccaggaaaagtgcaagcagaaaggaatgttgataagaaatgggcaaaactctctggtgcaatctacaactcagcagtatcggcctatggaataaaaggaaaaagtaaTAAGGACTGGTACGGGCAAAATTGGGATAAAATGGAACCAGgcactgaggctaaacggaaagccctgcttgcttacaaaagaaacccaaatgaaagaactcgagatgacctacgaaaagcaaagaacagggcacagaaaacatccaggagatgcgcaaataactactggctgaatttatgtgcaggtatacagaaagcggccgactctgggaatgctaaggcaatgtacgatggtattaagaaagcaattggaccaactgtcaaaaaaacagctcctctgaagtccaaggcgggtgaagtcattactgatgaaggcaaacaaatggaacgctgggttgaacactacctcgagttgtatgcagccgagaatgaagttagcaaggatgcatgtgacgccatcaaacaaatgccagttatggaagatctagatgcaatgcctactatggaagaacttagtagagaaatagattctcttgctaacggaaaggccccagatgaagatgggatccctgcagaggttattaagtataacaa gagtgtagtttctgaaGTATCAAGGAATTTTCCAGTGCGCAAGGTTGGTCGAAGCTAA